One window from the genome of Breoghania sp. L-A4 encodes:
- a CDS encoding DsbA family protein produces the protein MKRILRAAAGLAIGAAMTIAAPFAAGTASAEPFDAAKRGEIEQIIRNYLLSNPEVVRDAFIELERRQKEEENAARAGTIASNADILFNSTRQVVLGNPEGDVTLVEFFDYNCGYCKRSLSDMNRLIEEDDQLRVVLKEFPVLGQGSVEAAKVGVALNLTTPELYGAFHNKLLSGRGQANAARAREVALDVGADADALDTAMKDSEVAATIEEVYGLANGLGLTGTPSYVVGNEVVFGAVGYDQLKKRISDFRQCGSTSC, from the coding sequence ATGAAGCGTATCCTTCGCGCGGCCGCGGGCCTTGCCATCGGCGCCGCCATGACGATCGCCGCCCCCTTCGCCGCCGGGACCGCCAGCGCCGAGCCGTTCGACGCCGCCAAGCGCGGCGAGATCGAGCAGATCATCCGCAACTACCTTCTCAGCAATCCGGAAGTCGTCCGCGACGCCTTCATCGAACTCGAGCGCAGGCAGAAGGAAGAAGAGAACGCGGCGCGCGCGGGCACCATCGCCAGCAACGCCGACATCCTGTTCAACTCCACCCGCCAGGTGGTGCTCGGCAATCCGGAAGGCGACGTCACGCTGGTCGAGTTCTTCGACTACAACTGCGGCTACTGCAAGCGTTCGCTCAGCGACATGAACCGGCTGATCGAGGAGGACGATCAGCTGCGCGTCGTGCTCAAGGAGTTCCCGGTGCTGGGTCAGGGCTCGGTGGAGGCCGCCAAGGTGGGGGTGGCGCTCAATCTCACCACTCCCGAACTCTACGGCGCGTTCCACAACAAGCTGCTTTCCGGTCGGGGCCAGGCCAACGCCGCCCGGGCGCGCGAGGTGGCGCTGGACGTCGGCGCGGACGCCGATGCGCTGGACACGGCGATGAAGGATTCCGAAGTGGCGGCGACCATCGAGGAGGTCTATGGCCTTGCCAACGGCCTTGGGCTGACCGGCACGCCGTCCTACGTGGTGGGCAACGAGGTGGTGTTCGGCGCGGTCGGCTACGACCAGCTCAAGAAGCGGATCTCCGACTTCCGTCAGTGCGGCTCGACGAGCTGCTAG
- a CDS encoding M48 family metalloprotease → MTTALTRLRAACQPHLTPRTAVRPEAHGSGGEPAARLRRLTPRLATGALAMVMGLQAACLPALAQGRKLPLVRDAETETLLRDYARPILKAAGLAGDSVDVILINDKRFNAFVVDGRRIFINTGVIMDAKTPNEVIGVLAHETGHIAGNHMARLRTAAARAQIMAVIGALLGAGVMAAGASAGSGGVAQGGAAIAGAGGGIAQRSLLAYQRTEEASADRAAVTYLDRTGQSAKGMVTTFERFADQQLFSAQYTDPYVQSHPMARERLSQLENLAKRSKNFGKKDSPALQARHDLVRAKLLAFTSHPQTVFRAYGEKDRSLPAEYARAVVKMRSGNPRDADRAIDALIAKQPNNPYFWELKGQARLESGKPREAVAPFAKAVSLAPNEGLLHIWHGYALVASGDNGALRAAVQSLTKGLQREPNSPLGYAQLAIAEARLGDTAAADLATAQSMMAGGDFDNARRYAARAQQKLKRGSPQWLQADDIVSYKPPKF, encoded by the coding sequence GTGACGACTGCCCTAACCCGTTTGCGCGCCGCATGCCAGCCTCACCTGACGCCTCGCACCGCCGTGAGACCGGAAGCGCATGGCTCCGGCGGCGAGCCGGCCGCGCGGCTGCGGCGTCTCACGCCAAGGCTGGCAACCGGCGCGCTGGCGATGGTCATGGGCCTGCAGGCGGCATGCCTTCCGGCGCTGGCGCAGGGACGCAAGCTGCCTTTGGTGCGCGACGCGGAAACCGAGACGCTGCTGCGCGACTACGCCCGGCCCATCCTCAAGGCGGCGGGGCTTGCGGGCGATTCGGTCGACGTCATTCTGATCAACGACAAGCGCTTCAACGCCTTCGTGGTCGACGGCCGCCGCATCTTCATCAACACCGGCGTGATCATGGACGCCAAGACGCCGAACGAGGTGATCGGCGTGCTCGCGCATGAGACCGGACACATCGCGGGCAACCACATGGCGCGGCTGCGCACCGCCGCAGCCCGCGCGCAGATCATGGCGGTGATCGGCGCGCTGCTGGGCGCGGGCGTGATGGCGGCGGGCGCCAGCGCCGGCTCGGGCGGCGTCGCCCAGGGCGGCGCGGCCATCGCCGGCGCGGGCGGCGGCATCGCCCAGCGCTCGCTGCTGGCCTACCAGCGCACCGAGGAGGCCTCCGCCGACCGCGCCGCGGTCACCTACCTCGACCGCACCGGCCAGTCGGCCAAGGGCATGGTGACCACCTTCGAACGCTTCGCCGACCAGCAGCTTTTCTCAGCCCAATACACCGACCCCTACGTGCAGAGCCATCCGATGGCGCGCGAACGCCTGTCGCAGCTGGAAAACCTCGCCAAGCGCAGCAAGAATTTCGGCAAGAAAGATTCTCCCGCGCTGCAGGCCCGGCACGATCTGGTGCGCGCCAAGCTGCTGGCCTTCACGTCCCATCCGCAGACGGTGTTCCGCGCCTATGGCGAAAAGGACCGCAGCCTGCCGGCCGAATACGCGCGCGCCGTGGTCAAGATGCGCAGCGGCAACCCGCGCGACGCCGACCGCGCCATCGACGCGCTGATCGCCAAGCAGCCGAACAATCCCTATTTCTGGGAACTCAAGGGCCAGGCACGGCTGGAATCGGGCAAGCCGAGGGAGGCCGTGGCGCCCTTCGCCAAGGCGGTCTCGCTGGCGCCGAACGAAGGGCTGCTGCACATCTGGCACGGCTACGCGCTGGTGGCGTCGGGCGACAACGGCGCGTTGCGCGCGGCCGTGCAGTCGCTAACCAAGGGGCTGCAGCGCGAACCCAATTCGCCGCTCGGCTATGCCCAGCTGGCGATCGCCGAAGCGCGCCTGGGCGACACGGCGGCGGCCGATCTGGCGACCGCGCAATCCATGATGGCGGGCGGCGACTTCGACAACGCGCGCCGGTACGCGGCCCGCGCTCAACAGAAATTGAAGCGTGGATCGCCGCAATGGCTACAAGCGGACGACATCGTGTCCTATAAGCCACCCAAGTTTTGA
- a CDS encoding IS110 family transposase produces MRIHPGFIGIDVSKHHLDIFDGLYDTHRRVDNTAEAIEAWLAGLGERQLFVVFEATGRFDRTLARALAGHALRFARVNPSRARDFARSLGLIAKTDAIDARMLAAMGQCLDPQATPAADEARDRLSGVHKRRDQLVAIRQQEKLRLAEAHECERSSLERHLAWLNEEIAAVEAERAALIRANATFAGMERLLRSIPGIGPVAATTLIALMRELGTTSPKAIAALAGLAPFNVDSGRFRGHRAIKGGRKRVRDALYMAAVTAARSNSRFKAYARALVDRGKPFKVTMIALARKILVTANAILRDGVPFHA; encoded by the coding sequence ATGAGGATACACCCTGGCTTCATTGGAATCGATGTTTCCAAGCATCATCTCGATATTTTTGATGGGCTTTACGACACCCATCGGCGCGTTGACAACACGGCCGAGGCCATCGAGGCATGGCTCGCAGGCCTTGGTGAGCGTCAGCTCTTCGTCGTCTTCGAGGCGACGGGCCGCTTTGACCGCACGCTTGCCCGGGCGTTGGCCGGACACGCGCTGCGCTTTGCCCGGGTCAATCCCTCCCGTGCCCGCGACTTTGCCCGCTCACTCGGCCTCATCGCCAAGACGGATGCCATCGACGCCCGCATGCTCGCCGCCATGGGGCAGTGCCTCGATCCGCAGGCCACGCCGGCGGCCGACGAGGCGCGTGACCGGCTCTCCGGCGTACACAAGCGCCGCGACCAGTTGGTCGCCATTCGCCAGCAGGAAAAGCTTCGTCTTGCCGAGGCCCATGAGTGCGAGCGGTCGAGCCTGGAGCGCCACCTTGCCTGGCTGAATGAGGAGATCGCCGCTGTGGAGGCCGAGCGCGCCGCCCTCATCCGGGCCAATGCGACGTTCGCGGGGATGGAAAGGCTGCTGCGCTCCATTCCCGGTATCGGCCCGGTCGCCGCCACGACGCTGATCGCGCTGATGCGTGAGCTCGGCACCACATCGCCCAAGGCGATCGCGGCGCTTGCGGGTCTTGCGCCCTTCAATGTCGACAGCGGCCGTTTCCGGGGCCACCGCGCGATCAAGGGTGGGCGCAAGCGGGTGCGCGACGCCCTCTACATGGCCGCCGTCACCGCGGCGCGCTCCAACTCGCGTTTCAAGGCCTATGCCCGGGCCCTGGTCGATCGCGGAAAACCCTTCAAGGTCACCATGATCGCGCTGGCCAGAAAAATCCTCGTCACCGCAAACGCCATCCTAAGAGACGGTGTCCCGTTCCACGCATGA